From the Clupea harengus chromosome 15, Ch_v2.0.2, whole genome shotgun sequence genome, one window contains:
- the LOC116223705 gene encoding neuropeptides B/W receptor type 2, translating into MGFQVALLILRGVISAVGVVGNVVLIQALLKLPRLKTFEIFLLGLAFSNVEEILIVDIYDITILLLSRSQINVWSCRTLKFLTILGEVGSIAFTVLISVYRYQKLRDAERRANKPILMDSTRSAYAFCGGSLLLALLLAAPTYGTNLDGHMNNLTYNASCPPDFFQCPEDNCPRLNRLYKYLFILLCNLLPLLVVTWTSCLVVRVLVRQHRAVRARHAAGQTQSRSQQQQQPKRLRFRQSTVAILTAMLVFQVDWTLYLVLQLASSPYTFSAWSEVEFFITTSYTTISPYVYGMGNNLFSFKTFRCEGK; encoded by the coding sequence ATGGGCTTTCAGGTAGCACTTCTGATACTGAGAGGGGTTATTTCTGCTGTTGGAGTCGTGGGCAACGTAGTGTTAATCCAAGCGCTCCTGAAGCTGCCTCGGCTTAAGACGTTCGAGATCTTCCTGTTGGGGCTCGCGTTCTCCAACGTGGAGGAGATCTTGATCGTGGACATCTACGACATCACCATACTTCTGCTGTCCCGGTCGCAGATCAACGTCTGGTCGTGCCGCACGCTGAAGTTCCTCACCATCCTCGGGGAGGTGGGCAGCATCGCGTTCACCGTGCTCATCAGCGTCTACCGCTACCAGAAGCTCCGAGACGCCGAGCGGCGCGCGAACAAGCCGATCCTCATGGACAGCACGCGCTCGGCGTACGCCTTCTGCGGCGGGAGCCTGCTGCTCGCCCTCCTCCTCGCCGCGCCCACCTACGGCACCAACCTGGACGGGCACATGAACAACCTGACCTACAATGCCAGCTGCCCGCCTGACTTCTTCCAGTGCCCCGAGGATAACTGCCCCCGGCTCAACCGCCTGTACAAGTACCTGTTCATCCTGCTGTGCAACCTCCTGCCCCTGCTCGTGGTCACGTGGACCAGCTGTCTCGTCGTCAGGGTCCTGGTGAGACAGCACCGGGCCGTGAGGGCTCGCCACGCCGCCGGGCAGACGCAGTCGCggtcgcagcagcagcagcaacccaAGCGTCTCCGCTTCCGGCAGAGCACCGTCGCCATCCTGACGGCCATGTTGGTTTTCCAGGTGGACTGGACGTTGTATCTGGTGCTCCAGCTGGCTTCCAGCCCGTACACCTTCAGCGCCTGGTCTGAGGTGGAGTTCTTCATCACCACGTCCTACACCACCATCAGCCCATACGTGTACGGGATGGGAAATAACCTCTTCTCCTTTAAGACTTTTAGGTGTGAGGGGAAATAA